In the Flagellimonas sp. MMG031 genome, one interval contains:
- a CDS encoding valine--tRNA ligase → MEIPSKYDPKRVEEHWYAYWSEHKYFSSKPDDREPYTIVIPPPNVTGVLHMGHMLNNTIQDVLIRRARLLGKNACWVPGMDHASIATEAKVVAKLKADGIDKSKLSRDEFLKHAWDWTNEYGGVILQQLKKLGCSCDWDRTKFTMDDDMSASVIKVFVDLYNKGLIYRGYRMVNWDPEAKTTLSDEEVIYEERQGNLYYLSYAIEGSDEKVTIATTRPETILGDTAICINPNDERYRHLRGKKAIVPICDRVIPIIEDEYVDVEFGTGCLKVTPAHDENDKNLGDKHNLEVIDIFNEDATLNSFGLHYEGKDRFEVRKEIVKELQEKGYLVKTEQHTNKVGTSERTKAVIEPRLSDQWFLKMENLAKPALEGVLETKDVKLYPSKFDNTYRHWMENIRDWNISRQLWWGQQIPAYYYGDGKEDFVVAETPEEALKLAQEKTSDLGLRASDLKQDPDVLDTWFSSWLWPISVFGGILEPENEEVNYYYPTSDLVTGPDILFFWVARMIMAGYEYRGKRPFENVYLTGLVRDKQRRKMSKSLGNSPDALQLIDDFGADGVRVGLLLSSAAGNDLLFDEALCQQGANFANKIWNAFRLVRGWEVADMPQPEAAAKGIEWYKAKFNQTLVEIEDHFSKYRISDALMAIYKLVWDDFCSWLLEIVKPEYQKPIDRKTYDEVLHLFEENLKLLHPFMPFLTEEVWQHIAERSPEEALIVSQWPKAEKVNTQLISDFDFAAEVISGVRTIRKEKNIPQKDALELFMLNAEGVSSQMDAIIIKLGNLSTMETIDASLDGALTFRVKSNEYFIPISGAIDVEAEIAKITEELNYTKGFLKSVEKKLSNERFVNNAPEQVVAMERKKAADAEAKIETLEKSLASLK, encoded by the coding sequence ATGGAAATTCCATCAAAATATGACCCAAAACGGGTGGAAGAGCACTGGTATGCCTACTGGTCGGAGCATAAGTACTTCAGTTCCAAGCCCGATGATAGGGAGCCCTATACCATCGTAATCCCCCCGCCCAACGTAACGGGCGTGCTTCATATGGGCCATATGCTCAACAATACCATTCAAGATGTCTTGATTCGCAGGGCAAGGCTCTTGGGTAAAAACGCCTGCTGGGTTCCCGGGATGGACCATGCATCCATTGCTACCGAAGCCAAGGTGGTTGCCAAATTGAAGGCTGATGGTATCGATAAGTCAAAACTGTCGCGCGATGAATTTTTGAAACACGCCTGGGACTGGACCAACGAGTACGGAGGGGTTATTTTGCAACAGTTAAAAAAACTGGGGTGTTCCTGCGATTGGGATCGCACCAAATTCACCATGGATGACGATATGTCAGCATCGGTGATCAAAGTTTTTGTTGATTTATATAATAAAGGTTTGATTTACAGGGGGTACCGAATGGTGAACTGGGATCCCGAAGCCAAGACCACCCTATCGGATGAGGAGGTCATTTATGAAGAACGACAAGGCAACCTGTATTATTTGTCCTATGCCATTGAAGGTTCTGACGAGAAAGTGACCATTGCCACTACGCGTCCAGAAACCATTTTGGGAGATACCGCCATCTGCATCAACCCCAATGATGAAAGATATCGTCATTTACGGGGCAAAAAGGCCATTGTGCCCATTTGCGACCGAGTCATACCTATCATTGAGGACGAGTACGTCGATGTTGAGTTTGGAACCGGATGTCTCAAGGTTACTCCGGCTCATGATGAAAACGATAAAAACCTTGGGGACAAGCACAATTTGGAGGTTATCGATATCTTTAATGAAGATGCTACGCTAAATTCCTTTGGACTACACTACGAGGGGAAGGACCGTTTTGAGGTACGAAAGGAGATTGTGAAAGAGCTACAGGAAAAGGGATATTTGGTGAAGACCGAACAACATACCAATAAAGTGGGTACTTCCGAACGGACCAAAGCGGTAATCGAGCCCCGACTGTCCGATCAATGGTTCTTGAAAATGGAAAATTTGGCCAAACCCGCCTTAGAAGGCGTTTTGGAAACAAAGGATGTCAAATTATACCCGTCTAAGTTCGATAACACCTATCGCCATTGGATGGAAAATATCCGCGACTGGAACATTTCCCGACAATTATGGTGGGGTCAGCAGATTCCTGCCTATTATTACGGTGATGGAAAAGAGGATTTTGTCGTGGCCGAAACTCCAGAAGAAGCACTTAAACTGGCACAGGAAAAAACTTCGGACCTCGGACTTCGGGCTTCAGACTTGAAACAGGACCCAGATGTATTGGATACCTGGTTCTCCTCTTGGTTATGGCCCATCAGCGTGTTTGGAGGTATTTTGGAGCCAGAAAATGAGGAGGTCAATTATTATTATCCGACCAGCGACCTGGTTACCGGACCCGATATTTTGTTCTTTTGGGTGGCCAGAATGATCATGGCTGGCTATGAGTATAGAGGAAAACGACCCTTTGAAAATGTTTACCTCACAGGATTGGTTCGCGATAAGCAACGTCGAAAAATGTCCAAATCCTTGGGGAACTCCCCCGATGCACTCCAATTGATAGATGATTTTGGTGCTGATGGAGTCCGTGTGGGCCTTTTATTGAGTTCCGCCGCTGGTAACGATTTGTTGTTTGATGAAGCCCTTTGCCAGCAAGGAGCCAACTTTGCCAATAAAATATGGAACGCCTTTCGATTGGTTCGTGGATGGGAAGTGGCCGACATGCCTCAGCCCGAAGCCGCAGCTAAAGGAATCGAATGGTACAAGGCCAAATTCAATCAGACTTTGGTTGAAATCGAGGACCATTTTTCCAAATACCGAATTTCCGATGCCCTTATGGCCATTTATAAATTGGTTTGGGACGATTTCTGCTCGTGGTTGTTGGAAATTGTAAAACCGGAATACCAGAAACCCATCGATCGGAAAACATACGACGAGGTATTGCATCTTTTTGAGGAAAACCTAAAACTGTTGCACCCCTTTATGCCATTCTTGACCGAGGAGGTTTGGCAGCATATTGCCGAACGCAGTCCGGAGGAGGCACTTATCGTTTCCCAATGGCCAAAGGCAGAAAAGGTGAATACCCAGTTGATCTCAGATTTTGATTTTGCTGCGGAGGTCATTTCCGGAGTGAGAACCATCAGAAAAGAGAAAAACATCCCGCAGAAAGATGCGTTGGAGCTTTTTATGTTGAATGCCGAAGGCGTAAGTTCCCAAATGGATGCCATCATCATCAAATTGGGCAACCTCTCGACCATGGAAACCATAGATGCCAGTTTGGATGGTGCCCTGACATTTCGGGTGAAAAGTAACGAGTACTTTATCCCCATAAGCGGAGCTATTGATGTGGAGGCGGAAATAGCCAAGATTACGGAGGAGCTTAACTATACCAAAGGATTTTTGAAGTCCGTCGAAAAAAAGTTAAGCAACGAACGCTTTGTAAACAATGCACCCGAGCAAGTCGTGGCCATGGAACGCAAAAAAGCGGCCGACGCCGAGGCCAAAATCGAGACCTTGGAAAAAAGCCTAGCCAGTTTAAAATAA
- a CDS encoding Gfo/Idh/MocA family oxidoreductase produces MKNLDRRSFIQKTSLSAAAITIAPSYLKANPERPLASTYMGGFAAPKLEKVRAAFIGVGARGGTHAKFFAALEGTEVVAICDLYEDLVKEKTQWVKEAAGENRHKNIKPYWGDEDAWRTMLKEVQPDIVFIATNWANHAPMAIGAMEHGAHAFVEVPIATTIQEMWDIVDASERTQKHCMMLENVNYSRDELMFLNMCRQGVIGEILHGEAAYIHELRWQMEKQERGTGSWRTYHYAKRNGNLYPTHGLGPVAQYMNLARQDDTFGSLVSFSTPARGRELYAEKNYPSDHKWNQLDFKGGDLNTSIVKTAMGKTIMVQWDETSPRPYSRLNLVQGTKGILAGFPTRVALEGGVEGLTKDHHSWVQGEQLQKLYEKYDHPLYKRLNKAAKGSGHGGMDGIMVYRIVECLQKGLPLDQNVYEGCLWSAVSPLSERSVASGGAPQPFPDFTRGNWKETAPLGIVD; encoded by the coding sequence ATGAAAAACCTCGATAGACGAAGTTTTATCCAAAAAACTTCACTTTCTGCTGCCGCGATAACCATTGCTCCATCGTATTTAAAAGCCAATCCGGAACGCCCTTTGGCATCAACCTATATGGGTGGATTTGCAGCGCCTAAATTGGAAAAGGTTCGCGCCGCTTTCATTGGTGTAGGAGCCAGAGGGGGAACACATGCCAAGTTCTTTGCTGCGCTGGAAGGTACCGAGGTGGTCGCTATCTGTGATTTGTATGAAGATTTGGTAAAAGAAAAGACCCAATGGGTAAAAGAGGCGGCCGGGGAAAATCGGCATAAAAACATCAAACCGTACTGGGGTGATGAGGATGCATGGCGAACCATGCTGAAAGAAGTGCAACCAGATATTGTTTTTATTGCCACTAATTGGGCCAATCATGCCCCAATGGCCATCGGTGCCATGGAACACGGGGCACATGCCTTTGTTGAGGTACCCATCGCAACCACCATTCAGGAGATGTGGGATATTGTGGATGCGAGCGAACGCACCCAAAAACACTGTATGATGTTGGAAAACGTCAATTACAGTCGGGATGAGTTAATGTTCCTAAATATGTGCCGACAAGGGGTGATTGGTGAAATCTTGCACGGGGAAGCAGCGTACATTCACGAATTACGCTGGCAAATGGAAAAGCAGGAGCGAGGTACGGGCTCATGGCGGACCTACCACTATGCCAAAAGAAATGGAAATTTATATCCGACCCATGGTCTGGGACCAGTGGCCCAATATATGAACCTCGCACGGCAAGATGATACTTTTGGCAGCTTGGTTTCCTTCTCCACGCCAGCGAGGGGGCGTGAATTATATGCCGAGAAAAATTATCCATCCGACCATAAATGGAATCAACTCGATTTTAAAGGTGGAGATTTAAATACATCCATCGTTAAAACCGCTATGGGAAAAACCATTATGGTGCAGTGGGACGAAACCAGTCCAAGACCTTATTCTCGATTGAACTTGGTGCAAGGAACCAAAGGAATTTTGGCTGGCTTCCCAACCCGTGTTGCATTGGAAGGTGGGGTGGAAGGGCTTACCAAAGACCATCACTCTTGGGTGCAAGGAGAACAACTTCAAAAATTATACGAGAAATACGACCATCCTCTTTATAAAAGACTGAACAAGGCCGCCAAGGGCAGTGGACATGGAGGCATGGATGGCATCATGGTGTACCGTATCGTGGAATGCCTCCAAAAAGGGCTTCCTTTGGACCAAAATGTGTACGAGGGTTGTTTGTGGAGTGCAGTTTCTCCATTGAGTGAACGTTCCGTGGCCAGCGGTGGAGCGCCCCAGCCTTTCCCTGATTTTACGAGGGGCAACTGGAAAGAAACTGCACCTTTGGGAATTGTTGATTAA
- a CDS encoding GHMP kinase, with protein MIDIKVPARICFYGDHQDYLGLPVIAGTIDRYIKIKGTPNSNGRYAIKLLDLDEEVSVALQDSLKEVRSGDYFRSVMAVLRQNNFHWQQGYDVEITGNIPLNAGLSSSSALVVAWIRFLVEAAGKSHQISDEQIGKWAYEAEVLFFDQPGGLMDQYTIAQKGLIYIDTETGESTRLKADLGKLLVAESGVPKKTLEVLKNARVYAQQAVASVQNEHTDFNLKQATPKDYEKYIDLVPEELKGYWYATIYNYHITLEAKKELLRPNPNILFLGDLMNQHQRILENEIKNTPLEMAQMMKAAREAGALGAKTIGSGGGGCMVAMVTEDTEERVKRAFLDHGAKAVYAVNLTN; from the coding sequence ATGATTGACATAAAAGTTCCGGCCCGAATCTGTTTTTACGGCGACCATCAAGATTATTTAGGTCTGCCCGTTATTGCGGGAACCATAGACCGTTACATCAAGATTAAGGGAACACCCAATTCCAATGGGAGGTACGCTATAAAACTATTAGATCTGGATGAAGAGGTGTCCGTTGCTTTGCAAGATAGTTTGAAGGAGGTCAGATCAGGAGATTATTTTAGATCGGTGATGGCCGTTTTAAGACAGAACAACTTCCATTGGCAGCAAGGCTATGATGTGGAGATTACCGGAAACATACCACTGAATGCTGGCTTGTCCAGTTCTTCGGCCTTGGTGGTCGCTTGGATACGTTTTTTGGTCGAGGCAGCAGGCAAATCCCATCAAATCAGTGATGAACAAATTGGAAAGTGGGCCTATGAGGCCGAAGTTCTGTTCTTTGATCAGCCCGGAGGACTCATGGACCAGTATACCATAGCTCAAAAAGGACTCATTTATATCGATACGGAAACAGGTGAAAGTACACGATTGAAGGCCGATTTGGGAAAATTGCTCGTGGCGGAATCGGGAGTACCCAAAAAAACATTGGAAGTACTCAAAAATGCACGGGTATATGCACAACAGGCGGTGGCATCGGTACAAAATGAACATACCGACTTCAATTTGAAGCAAGCCACGCCAAAAGACTACGAAAAGTATATCGATTTGGTTCCCGAAGAACTTAAAGGGTATTGGTATGCCACTATTTATAACTACCATATTACCTTGGAAGCAAAAAAGGAGCTGCTCCGACCAAATCCGAATATCCTGTTTTTGGGAGATTTGATGAACCAGCACCAGCGTATCCTTGAAAATGAAATCAAGAACACCCCTTTGGAAATGGCGCAGATGATGAAGGCCGCACGCGAAGCCGGAGCCCTTGGGGCAAAGACCATTGGTTCGGGAGGGGGAGGCTGTATGGTAGCCATGGTAACGGAGGATACGGAGGAAAGGGTGAAACGCGCCTTTTTGGACCATGGGGCCAAAGCTGTTTATGCTGTGAACCTAACGAATTGA
- a CDS encoding sugar phosphate nucleotidyltransferase: protein MENTSLIVMVGGASSRMKRSLKAREEGTIMDHIPHKSLIPVGKKGHPFLYYLVRNAVEAGYTKLYLITSPENMAFQQLKDQGVFSKGLEVHLAVQEVPVGRQKPLGTADALQQCLDQYPELQRTTFTVCNGDNLYSVGALKDLRKDRKAPHALISYGSSGFEYTEERIAKFAVMDISSDGFLQQIIEKPNVEDVPRYKDAMGELRVSMNIFSFFGAKVYPYLKNCPMDPVRNEKELPKAVGMLVADHPKAVLCIPRSEHIPDLTDANDIQLFKNLD from the coding sequence ATGGAAAACACGAGTTTGATTGTAATGGTAGGGGGTGCATCCTCACGGATGAAGCGAAGTCTAAAAGCTAGGGAAGAAGGAACCATTATGGACCACATTCCTCATAAAAGCTTGATTCCCGTAGGTAAGAAGGGGCATCCTTTTTTATATTATTTGGTACGGAATGCGGTGGAGGCAGGATACACCAAACTGTATTTGATTACCAGCCCAGAAAATATGGCCTTTCAACAATTGAAAGATCAAGGAGTGTTTTCGAAAGGACTAGAAGTCCACCTGGCCGTGCAAGAAGTTCCCGTAGGACGCCAAAAACCATTGGGTACGGCTGATGCACTTCAGCAATGTTTGGATCAATACCCTGAATTGCAACGGACCACTTTTACGGTTTGTAATGGCGATAACCTTTATTCTGTTGGTGCCCTCAAGGATTTAAGGAAAGATAGAAAAGCGCCTCATGCGTTGATTAGCTACGGAAGTTCAGGTTTTGAGTATACCGAGGAGCGCATAGCCAAGTTTGCCGTAATGGATATTTCTTCGGATGGATTTTTACAGCAAATCATTGAAAAACCAAATGTGGAGGATGTGCCCCGATATAAAGATGCCATGGGCGAGCTTCGGGTAAGCATGAACATTTTTAGTTTTTTTGGAGCTAAGGTTTATCCATATTTGAAAAACTGTCCCATGGACCCGGTTCGTAATGAAAAGGAACTCCCGAAAGCTGTTGGAATGTTAGTGGCCGACCACCCTAAAGCTGTACTTTGTATACCACGTTCCGAACATATTCCCGACTTGACCGATGCCAACGATATCCAATTATTTAAAAATTTGGACTAA
- a CDS encoding sterol desaturase family protein: MESYATALLYATPFFIGLVLIEILYGRFVKDQKHNLMDTVSSLSSGLTNVVKDSLGLVLILVSYPFLLEHLALIEIKATWLVWVVAFIALDFAGYWNHRLSHHINLFWNQHVIHHSSEEFNLACALRQPISNLLGYYALLLIPAALLGVPNQVIAILAPIHLFAQFWYHTQYIGKMGILEYVIVTPSQHRVHHAINPEYIDKNLGQIFCIWDRMFGTFQEELDDVPPQYGVLKPANTWNPIIINFQHIWRLMQDAWRTRSYWDKLRIWFMPTGWRPQDVKDKYPVEVIQDVYNFKKYRPETSPWLKGYALFQLIATTFLMLFMFYSYSEIGFDGLLLFGAFIFVGIYGYTTLMDRKSYAVWIEVIRGVAGLVLIYLSGDWFCIDTYISIGSYLVALYFLITIFGGVYFTYVEKSFATADLAS, from the coding sequence ATGGAATCGTATGCAACGGCATTGTTATATGCCACGCCATTTTTTATCGGTCTTGTACTTATCGAAATTTTGTATGGCCGATTTGTAAAGGATCAAAAACACAACCTCATGGATACCGTGAGCAGTCTTAGCTCAGGTTTGACCAATGTGGTGAAGGATTCATTGGGCCTTGTGCTTATTTTGGTGAGCTATCCCTTTTTGTTGGAACATTTGGCACTTATCGAGATCAAGGCAACTTGGTTGGTCTGGGTGGTGGCTTTTATTGCTTTGGATTTTGCCGGTTATTGGAACCATAGGTTGAGCCATCACATCAATCTTTTTTGGAACCAGCATGTGATACATCATAGCAGTGAAGAGTTTAATTTGGCTTGCGCGCTACGCCAGCCTATTTCCAACTTGTTGGGGTACTATGCCCTTTTGTTGATTCCGGCCGCCCTATTGGGCGTTCCCAATCAAGTGATTGCCATATTGGCCCCGATACACCTGTTTGCACAGTTCTGGTACCACACCCAGTATATTGGCAAAATGGGGATTCTTGAATATGTTATCGTCACCCCTTCGCAACATCGGGTGCACCATGCCATCAATCCAGAGTATATCGACAAAAACCTAGGACAGATTTTTTGTATTTGGGACCGCATGTTCGGCACCTTTCAAGAAGAGTTGGATGATGTGCCGCCACAATACGGTGTGCTGAAACCAGCGAATACATGGAATCCCATCATCATCAATTTTCAACATATATGGCGATTGATGCAGGACGCATGGCGCACCCGAAGCTATTGGGACAAACTTCGGATATGGTTTATGCCCACAGGATGGCGTCCGCAGGACGTGAAGGACAAATATCCCGTTGAGGTTATCCAAGATGTCTACAATTTCAAAAAATACCGTCCCGAAACTTCACCTTGGTTAAAGGGATATGCCCTTTTTCAATTGATCGCAACTACTTTTTTGATGCTTTTTATGTTCTACAGCTATTCGGAAATCGGATTTGATGGCTTGCTGTTGTTTGGGGCGTTTATTTTTGTCGGGATTTATGGGTACACTACCCTAATGGACCGAAAATCGTATGCTGTTTGGATTGAGGTGATTCGGGGTGTGGCAGGATTGGTACTAATCTATTTGTCGGGCGATTGGTTTTGTATCGATACTTATATATCCATTGGGAGCTATCTGGTGGCCCTCTATTTCTTGATTACTATTTTCGGTGGTGTTTACTTTACTTATGTGGAGAAATCCTTTGCGACGGCTGATTTGGCCTCTTAA
- a CDS encoding acyl-CoA-binding protein — translation MTKEELHKRFEDAVNFVNDYTDPLPADLLLKLYAYFKIANKNFENPGSRTPLINAFKANALFQAKSISVEEAMENYVNIVEKELKSL, via the coding sequence ATGACTAAGGAGGAGTTACATAAACGATTTGAGGATGCCGTTAACTTTGTTAACGACTATACGGACCCGCTTCCTGCGGACCTCTTATTAAAACTCTACGCCTACTTTAAGATTGCCAACAAAAATTTTGAAAATCCCGGCAGTCGAACTCCCCTAATCAATGCGTTCAAGGCAAATGCACTCTTTCAGGCCAAGAGCATCAGTGTGGAAGAGGCCATGGAAAACTATGTGAACATAGTTGAGAAGGAGCTTAAAAGCCTTTAA